In Hippocampus zosterae strain Florida chromosome 21, ASM2543408v3, whole genome shotgun sequence, the genomic window TGGTCTGGCCAAAGGTGGTAACAGAGTTAACTGGAGGGAATGGTAAAAGTTACATTGCTGAATGAGACGTTTGAGGATAGTCATTTTAAAAGACGTACCAGCAGGTGCAGGAGTGGAGCTCGGTGTGCTGGGGCCCTGCACGGGGGTGGGTGACCCCAGCGCCAGGGTAGTGGGTGGCTGCGGAGGACTGGCGGTCTGGCCGGAGCCAACGGAAGCGGTGGAGGTGCCCAACGGGGAGGAGGTACCCCCCGCTGACGCTCCGGAGGTAGCGTCGGCCGGCAGCGGGTCCCCCTGGGGGGAGACCATCCCTCCCCCGAGGTCCATGAAGAGCGAGCGCAGTTTCTTCTCAAGAGCTTGGATGTCATCTGGCTTGCTTTGGCACTCCGCGGAGGCATCGCACCTGAGAGGAATGCCATCAAATTGCGCAACCAATTCATTTTCTGCTCAACGGTGAGTCACAAACCTCGAGTCACATTCCCCGCAGTGAGCGTGTGTCTGTCCGGCCAGTGCGGCGATCTGCGGCTGGGAGTGTACCAGGGTGGGCTGGACTGAAGAAACATTGGAGGAAGATGGGGGAGCGGCGCCGGCGGTTGTGGGGACGACGGAGGAAGAGGTGGATGAAGTCGATGACGTGGGGGAGAGCGAGCGATGGTCGAGCGGGGCTTCGCTGGCCGGGAGGGTGGAGGAGGGTGAGGTCACCAGGGAGGCGGGAGGGGACGCGACCATCGTCGGGAGGACGTTGGAGACACTGGCGAGGGGTAAGACGGACGGGACGGAAGTGGAAATGGACGCGTGGGCCTGCGAGTGATTCGCCACAGCGGAAGAAGCGGAGGCGGAACAAGTGGGAGACGCATCCTGGTTTGACCTGGAAGGAGCGGCACCACTGGCTGAAGCTTCGACCGCAGGAGCGGACGCCTGTGATGGGGCGGAGGACGACGGGGGATGGGTGGAGCGCATGCAGGCTGGGGCGGTGCTTGGTCCCGGATCCAACTGGTTTTTGTTCTGTCGCAGCTCCGAGAAGGCCAGCTGTAAGCTGAGAGCTCCCGCCGATTTTGACAACCCCAAACCTTGAGTCggaactggcaaaaaaaaaaagtatttttttttttaaatcacgttgTTTGAGTCGGGGTCGATGATAAATAATTGATTTATCAATTATGATATTGGTTCAATTGGTCACGTAAATTGCTCACCGGTTTCGACAGAAGATGCAGGGGAAGCTACGGGAGAGGCAGGAAAGCTCAGTTCCTTGAGCCTGTCCTCGGGTACGGGGCTGACTATGAATTTGCGGCCCGCCGAATGGACCACTTGTCCCGTCGCGCTCGGGGCGGTGTCTAAACAAACGCAGTTGGGTTAGTGCATCGAAAAGTCACAAAGCTCCGTTTCATAATGATGATGGTCACCTGGCATGGGGACTGATATCGTCAGATTCTGCTCTGTCATGTTACCGGTCATCTGGAAGTCAATCGAACGCAATTTAACAATGAACCGCATGATGACGCACCAGCGTTGACCTCACCTGGCCGCTCGAGTCCCTCTCCAGGCCTTTTTCGTCGGCGTTCTCGATCACCTCCCGGACCTGCTCGATGAATGAGTCCCTCTCGCTCTCCAGGATGAACTCGCTCTGGACCTGGAGACCGCGTCAGCGACTTTAAAATCCTCGCACGGGGGCTGTTAAAAGCATCGCGGCATCACACCATGATCTGCGCTATCTCCTCCGGGTTGTCTCCATCCAGGTCAAACCTGAAGGTGACCATTTTCCTATTGTGAGTCTCCAGCTGGCACTCGGCGACTCGATCTCCGCGGTTGGATATCTTCACATGGACACAAATATATAAAGGagtgtttcaaatgttttttgtttttttttttgctttttctaaATTACATTGAGGACGTTGAGTTTGGCTTTGGAGAACTTTTCGTGCCGCGACCGACTGCGCACGGAACGTCTCTGGTGCCGCTTGGCGGAGCGGCCCTCGTGAcggcctccccctcctccttcatTGCCATCGCTGAGGCCTGAAGCCTCGGAGTAGCCACTgaaatggttgaaaaaaaaaaaagacaaaaggggaaaaaaacccaacaactcaGCAATAGCGCAACTAGAATTGCAACTTTCGGGATTGTCTCACAGATATTGAACTGTGCTCAAGATCATGCGTTTATTATTACCTTTCTATGGAGGCCTGGGCGAGGGGTGTCTGTAGTTGGAAGTGGGACAGGTCCGATGGTTGAGACACAgactgaaatgaaaacagagtcaaaataaaaaaaatatatatatacaatcgCGTACACACATTTGGCAGAATGAAATATTGAAAGCTGCGGTATATTGACAAAGGTTTGGGTTCTACTCGGAACCTCACGGAGCAGGGACGTTTTTCGCTCTGCCGCGGCCGGTACCTGGGGAAGGGCTTCTGTAGCAGTATCGGGCGGGGCGGGGACTACACTGATGATTGGCACCATGGTGGCCAACGGCGGGGACACGTGCGCGAGGAGAGGGGGAACAGGAAGCAGCAGAGGGCAAGGAGGGGAGGCCACGGCCGCTGTCGGCACGGTGACGGGAGGGGACGGCGAAGGAGAAGGAGCACGGCTCGCCGCGGGTGCGGGACAGGTGGGGGCGCTCGGGCCGGGCTGACGTGAGGAAGGTCGGAGGAGTAGGtaaaaaggaggaagaggagacagAAAAGGAAAGGTGAGTCAGGAAAGGGGATGGACTTGAGGGAATGCGGCGGAAAAGGGAGGaacacgcacgcaggcacgcacaGTACCGCTGAGGTTACCTGAACGAGTGCTCgccggtggagaaaaaaaatgcgttCGAGACTGGGCGATGGGCTCAGGTCACATGACTGAGCGCACCAACAAGAATGTGAGAGACAAACCCAACACGGGCGGCATGCCAACGGGCGCGAAGAAAAAATAAGCAAAGAGAAGGGAACTGAGGTGAGGAGTGTGCGAGACGTCATTCGCGTCGATCCGCGGTATGGAGTGTACCTGTGTTGAGGCCTGCGGCGAGGAAATATGGGTGGGGCTCTGAGATGATGACGCCACCGACTGGATGGACGCGCCCCCCTGGACAGAGGAATTCAAACAGTTTGTATGGCTTGGGGGCacggaaaacaaaaaggaggtTTCTTTTTCTTACCTGCTGGGGGGTCCCTTGAGGGGCCGGTTGGGGGGCCACTGGGCCTAACAGTGGGGAACCGGGGGCGGGCTGGGCCGTTGAGACCTGAGagttgcgggaaaaaaaaaaagaaatcagaatTTGCGTGTGGGTTCCTGGTGTGGAAACGCATGCGTGCAAACGCAAGCTACCTCTACTGGTCTACGTTTCGTACTTGTGTATGCACACATGCGCGCGGGACAGATCGCCCGAGCACAACGgggataaaacacacacacacacacgccacggGGACAGCTTGGAGCGCTCACAACACCGGGGTTAGGCTCGTTAGGCGGGGTTTTGTTCTCATGCGGGTTGGAAATGAATGGCGGTAATAATAAGCGCGTGTTACAGAAGTCGCAGAAGTCCAACCTAAACACCATTTCCCGCTTTCTTACCCTTTGTCCTCAAACAGTCAAAATCGCACTCGAATTGGGACTATCAGAGCAATATGGACCCTTAGAAGGCTGCGTACAACGTTATACTTGTCAAGACAGGAGCCGAAACAAGTATAGTTGCGATACGAGAGCTAAAACGGACAATCCAAGAGAGGCACGACGGAGACGAACGATCGAAATGTCATGACAGAAAAGCCGCAAACGATGCGAAATGATCCTATCAGCTTTCTAAGGGTTTTCGATGAGTTGTGGCTGTTACCTTTGAAGCCTGTAAAAGATGGTCATAACAAACAGGGaagcccccgcccaaaaaaaaataaaaataaatgaacaactgAAATGaagttgcaaaaacaaaaatcatcaaaaatcaataaaatacacaataaagtAATATCTGCACACTGAATATTTAATCTAAGCCTCTGTGATTTTCGTGTACGTTTCGGTGTGTTTGTTCGCACAAATCGGCAAAGTCTTGCAGCTTTATGGCCTTTGACCAATAAAATAGAGCCACTAAATTTGACCTGATGCAGGCGACTTTGGATTTGTATCGTATTCAAGTATACCATATGCATGGCATACCtgtacaaacacacagacaaatacTACGactgctaccaaaaaaaaaaaaaaagacaaaagatgagGCCGAGACTGCTTACGAAGCTGGCACAACAGGGCAAGTCTCAAGCCAACATGAATGTCCCAACAGAGTTACTTTGAGCAGTGTCACGGAATTCAGACGTGAGACATTGGTCAAGTGAGACGTGCTCTGTCGCATCCGAGTGACTGGAGGCGGGGTTAAATTCACAACTTTGCTACAGGATTGTCGGGATGCTGGTTGTTTTTAGGGTACCGGTACAACAAGAATCGCACATGGGTCCAATTACAGTATCGCTCGTTTGCATGACGAGCTAACAAAATTCATCAAGCAAGCATCGCCGGTCTGTATTTTGAAGAGCAGACATTTTGGAAGAGCGCCGCGAGGTGGACGGCGACTGAAAAAGGACCttgctggcaaaaaaaataaataaataaactaacaaAAATGTTTGAGTTCATGATAATTTGTCAAGCAACAATACTGCAATAATGCAATCGGACCCATGGCTGTTGGACTTGAAGAACGTTGAAAATGGGAACTCAGTACCAGTGCGGCGTTATTGGCCTGCATGGCCAGCAATGACTCATGGTACGTCATGTTGGCCTGGGAGGGAACCACCCCTCCGTGGCGGGCCCACGCACTCGGAATGAGTGACTCTTGTTGGGGCGCCGATACACCTGGCTCAGCGGCGGGGCTGGGTGGGAGAAAATTCTGCATGGAGGGCGGATGAGCCCAGCTTTCGGTCAAATCGCAGAAGACAGCCGAGGACGACTGCGGGATGGACCGAGCGGCCGAGGGGTCGAAATGGCGAGAGGAGGGAGGAGGCGACTGGAACTCTCCGGCATCGGAGGATGGGAGAGAGTCGCTGGAGGGTTCTGGGCTTCGGTCTTTCGCGCTAAAGCCTGCGTGATGGAGGAGGAGACTTCCCGGCGGTAAAGGCAACTCAGGACTAACGTATGAACACATCTCCTCCGTGACCGGCTGGAGTCGAAGGTACGAGCCCGAGCCGCTCGACCCCGTTGGGGTGTTCTCCTCCAGCGGGAGATCCATGGAGCTCCTGCGGGCTCGGTAGAATCTGGAGGCTAGGAGGCTCGGGTCACTGGCGGCCGCGGCGGCTAAATGATAGTCAAAGACActccccggcgacggcgccgcatCGGCCATGACCGGCGGCGTTGACATCGCGTAAGTGGAAGGTGACGCGTGGTGCTGCGCGTCGGAGGATGGACAAGAAACGGGGCCGCCGGCGGCTTGACTCATGGAAGGTACCGGCGGTGGGATTGGACTGTGCGCGCTCAGTCTTTGCATGATGTGAGAGTGCAAGAAGCCCGGTTGAGGACCCGACTCGTAGCCCAGAGTGGCGGCTGCGGCAGCCGCTTGCCTCTGCTGATGGAAATTCAAAAGCCCGAGCTGGTGCGCGCTCATCGGGTAGCCGCCGTACGCCATGGCTTCGTAATGGTCCAGTAAGGCCGCTTGGTTTAAACTCAGTCTCCTCACCACTTCCTCCTGTTGCGCCCTCATGTCCTTGTATCCGTAGAACGCCGGCTCCGAGCGTCCGGCCGGATGCAGATGCTCCCCGACTCCGAGTCTCTGAGCGGCCGTCGCGAATCCGGGATTGAGCATGAAGAAAGAGGGCGTGTCCACGCCCTCCATGCCGGCGAAGGGGTGCAGGCTGCTCCCGTATCGGGGGTACGCCGGTTGAAAGTGACGGGTGTGAGCCTCGAGTATAGAGGTGCTCTTGCGCCGCTGCGTGTTATAGGCCTTGGGGGGGCCTGTGGGAGGAGGCGAGAAGGAAATGGGGCGCTCGGGGatggaagagaagaaaaaagtcGGGGGGTCTGACAGTGATGGGAGAGTGGCGCTCCCCCCTGTTCCTCCGCCTCCTGCGCTCGCTCCTCCACTGTAGGGGTGCGCCATTGAATGCTGCTGTGACAATGAGATACAGTGGGTTTAGGAATGACAGAAAGGCAGTACACCAAAGAGCAGAGTCTCTGAACAACAACGCCACACAGAGGCAAGgacaaaaaagaattaaaaaaagaaccaaaaaaagaacGGATGAAGGAAAAATGAGGGGGAGATGGTATCTTAAAAAAGGAGGATAAGAAGGAAGGAGGCTGGAAGGTCAAATATTCGCTCCAAGTTGATCAATCTTCTCATGCGTCTTCATTCAGGAAATCTTTTCGGATTAACCGCACCCGAAGGAGCAgcgtgactttttttaaaaaaattgaaattatagtataattttttttatcaagtACTTACtgcagagtgattttttttcttacaaaataaagacaaatatttgtttttcttttttaggagGGGGAGACTGGAATGGCTTACCATTCGTTTCAATGCAGAAAAATGATTCGGAGATCTCGCATGGACGCGGAATAAATTAAAAGTTGTACCTCCAGGTGCCATTCTATTACCCTTTTAATTAAAAGACATTTTAGGGACCTGTAGATTCATTATTGGGGTTTTCCTTTTCCTTACACACTAACCTGTCCATGCCAGTCAATCTGAATTGAATATAATCCTTCTGCAAATTCAGCCGaagaagagagagagcgaaagagatGGCTCAGGCACCCAACGTGCCACATGACGTCTTCATGATCTCTTTCGCCCCAACTCTCTGCTTCTCACCACTCAAACTGTGGCGCAGCGTGACGGGGAGCTTTGAACCTACAGGGCTGGAGAAGAGGGCGGGCAGGCTGGCCCGTCGTTGCCTTGCCCTGGGTAGCGAGGGGGCGGAGTGAAGAGGAAGCACCGTCTCCAGGGCCTTGGAGAGGCGCCCGGCGAACGTGTCCCTTTCGGCCGAGCGAGGGGAGGTGGCGGCGAGCGAGGACGACAGCGCTGGAGGAGGTGTGGAGGGCCGCTTGGGGCGCGCCACCAGAGGTGCGGGGGTGAGGGAGTATGAAGAGGGGGGAACGCAAACGGACATGCTACGGCATCGACGGCGGCGGGACGCCGGCTGTTGGTTGGGAGGAAGGTTGGGACGAAAAGGGAAACGAAACAAGTGAAAACGCAaagacaacagcaacaaaatagCAACTGAACCAAATGACACACATTGTacaataaattaaacaaaaatgctGCTCCATTTAAATTCAAGGAAGGCTGCAAATTAAgtcatttcaaaattaaatgcaaatgaaaaaaaaaagagtattcaATTTAGCGACTGAACAAGATTTAAGGATGCCGTTTTGTTGACGAGAGCGCGCGACCAAATTGGGGATGCAAGTATTCTGCCCAACAACAGCAACACCAAAAATTTTGTAAATGAAAACTTGAATATGACAcccaatacataaaaaaaaaacacatacacatgacatttaaatacatctcagtgaaaaaaaaatgcaataacgTTGAACGACAGTCATCCAACAATCCAAAACAAGGAGGCTGGATGGAGGCGAGAAAAATGAGACGAATATGGGACAGCCGGAAGTTTAAAACCTTCTGATCGTTTTCTCGTGACTGATAAAATGAAGAAccaaacatgctcagctccaAACCACAAGCTCACATGCAGGCACTGCAATCGCGATCCCACTCCAACACGCCGCGTGACATAACAGAGAGCGCTTCAGGCGAGATAAACGCCACTCACCACTGGCTGCGGCGGCTGGGCGTAGGCCGGGTGCTGCTGCTGCGTGTTGGCGCCACTGCCAGGCGCGGAGGGGTATTGACTCTGGGACtgaggctggctggctggcgggCAGCTATAGGACATGGTTAGCTGACCCAGTTGGGGGCAGTCGCTGGAGAAAAGCGAAGAACCCTGACTGCTGTCGGCGCCACCTTCGTCTGAGATGATTGCAAAGTGAACAGAATGTCTTGACGTCGGGGAGATTACGAGTCGGCAAATGTGTGTCAAGTGTGCGTTTTACTTGTGTGCGAGATGCCCGGCTGCTGATAAGGGTGCGCTTGCTCCGCCTCTGTCTCCTCAAGCTCCAcctggcaaaaaacaaaacccaaaacccaaacaaacacattaacaTTAAGCTAAATTGACTCTCCTGAGgaagctatgtggttgttttcaatgcacggtgtgtaattctctttgtttgatgtttagtttgacggaAAATGTCAACTGGTGGTGACAATGAACAGTTTGAAGCCCCTTTTTTGGAAactgaagtttgaaaaaagttGATGCCTTTTAATGCCATCTAAGGCCGTAATTGTCACAAAATCAatgtaaatgattttgttttgtttgtttaatgacCCATGGAAACTCTGTGACAATAGAAAATGATGCCCGACACACCTGCGTATGCGACGCTTTCAGTGCCTCTTGCTGTTGCTCCACCTCAAGTTTCCGCTTGGCCTGCTCTTCTCGCACGAGCTGCCTCTGCTCTCGCTTCCTGAGGATCAGTGATACGCGATCCTTGATGGCTTTGGCCATGGTCTTGTGGTCGCCCTCGGCCACGTAGCCAGACTCAACCTAGAGGGGGGTGCAGTAACAACatttgtaattcccttctgaCTTAACCCAAACCGCCAATAGTTGATACCATTTCCTGGGCCACATCTTCGGGAACATCCTTGTTGAGGTCAAATGAGAACTCGATGGCTTCGTTGTCTTTGTATTTTCCTGGAAACGCAACGATAAAGTAGGGCAGCGGCGATCGAGTCGTTTTCAAATCAAGTATTCTAACTTTTGCAGGTGGGGTGCGGGTGaaattcttcatcttcttcaatTCATTATAAAGGACCAAACCTAATTCTTCTTACCTTTGAGCTTCTTGACGTCTTCTATCCGAAGCCACAGTTTGATGGCGATCATTACCCCGTCATCCTCCTCTGCCAGCTCAACCCTGACCCCGGTGTCCTCTTGGAAGAACGCGTGGTTCAACAGGATCTTGATAGCATATCTGCAAGGGGGGGGAGAGACACAAGACTCTATTAGTTTATTTTGAAGAATTGAAGGAATTGAAGAAGCACACAATTGGACTGACTATGTGATGGACTAACAAGGCAGACATTGTTTTCACGTAATCAAAAGGGAACAACAACCACAATTAGCAATCCTCAGAAAAATGTTGAGTTACGTTTCTCAACTTCAGAGCGTCAATCGGTCGGGCTGCGAGAACCGAATTTGACAAAAGGAAGCAGGAAGGAAAATAAGAGCGATACTTTGGTCACCGTGGAGAAAATCAAAAACCGCCggatgggatgggatgggatACCTCTCATCTTTGTTTGTTCTGATGCAACCCTCGATGATTTCCTTCACTTCAGGAATGGCCACCTTATCAAAACTGCCGGGCTTCACTCCCTGCGTGCGAGTAAACAAGTTAACTCAATAAATTGAACCGATGCTCCTCCAGTTGACTTGAAAAAACAGCGCAACAGCAAAAGAAATTCGATCAGTTGTCGAGATTGAAATGTCAACTGGAACTTGTTatgaagcccccccaaaaataataccGAAAAAGATGAGTGACTTACCTTGAGCATACCAAGCGAAGCGGCTTCGCTTTTGAGTCTAAAGTGTCTCGAGAGTGTTAACCAGCAAGCGAAATGACCACCACCCCTCTTTTCTGTCATTGGCTGTTTTCGCTCTCGAGCTCCCTCTCTGTATTTCACAGtcgcccacaaacacacacacactatgatTCCCGGGCCAAACAACGTTAGGACTgatgggcgggggggttgtaatGCTATTAGGTATGACAGATGAGAGGGGGGGAGAAAGCACGCTCTACAAGGCTGGCTGGAGGTTAGAAACACTCAGGAGGAAGGGGGGAATGACTTTCGGGGCCAAGATACACTTAAATACgcttctttcattttgttttttttagtataGACGTTAATTGGGGTGACTCGTCGGGACACGCAGGTGAGATGAGAGGGGCACCTCGGGAGGGGTAGGGGGTGGTCGGAAAATAACGCATGCGGCCAACTGGttgtttggacaaaaaaacgtcaGGTTGGCTGTCATTACGGGGGAAGAACAGGGGCGTTGTTCAGGCTGCGGACCGGATTTTAAATCAGGGCCCTGAGGGTGAAGTAATGcgatttttcatttggaaaaattTAATTTGGCAGGTGTGTTTGGAAGTCTGACGGACACGCTGAAATTTAATGAAGTCATAAAAACTTATTAAAACAAAGCTGGGCGGAATGATGACTGCTTCTTTTTAGTCCCTCTCAAGtgattcaatttgaattttaatgcCATCTAAAAtcccaaaaagtattttgtatGGAAGTATTGATTTTGGATGATGTTTTCTGGTTTCCTCCGAATCAGAGACTATTCTAGGACAACCCCAccccaaattaaaaaacaaacaaacatactgtGCAGCCAAACGAATCTCACGCAGTGCAAAACACTCACGCTGGTTACTCGTCTGTAGATCTGGGCGGCATTCTGGCATTCCGAATAGGGGTACTCGGAGGTGGCCATCTCCAGCATGCACATCCCAAAAGCGTAGACGTCGACAGATTCATCGTACTTCTCCTCGTACATCTCCGGCGCCATAAACTCTGGCGTACCTGAACGCACCAGACAGGAATATTCCTTATACCGAGTGTATCAGCAAATATTTCACTTCACCCTTTCCTgctccctgtaacctgataacatgattagctgtccactgcggtaaccgctgtccctgaagcgTAAGACATCCTTACCTATGACGCTTTTGGCGAATGAGGCCCTTTTCAGCGTGGCTAATCCCAGGTCACCGATCTTGACCGAGCCGGTGGGCCCGGTGATGAAGATGTTGTCGCACTTGAGGTCGCGGTGAATGATGGGCGGAGCTCTGGTGTGCAGGAAGTGCAGGCCCTTGAGGATCTGCCGGCACCACGAACGGAGCACCTTGATCTTCATCACCTTGAAACGCTTTAGGTaactgccaggaaaaaaaattaaaaagcccaGAAATAACTTTATTGAAGAAGTCTTCCATACCACAACTGAAACTAAGGGGTCAGGATCAAACGAGGACAAAAATGTCTATTAGGTTTGCGGCATTTCCAGGTTGATTTTCCTCATTGGATATCAAACATGGACGTGTTTTGAAGTCAGGTTGGATCAAAACGAGGTCATTCGTGGTCCAATGGATCTTCGATTTTAAATGGACACACAACAGAATAATCTAATTTTGTCCCTTATGCAAGTTCTTTTAGATCCGAGAGCCAAAACCTTAATCATGTTAATTCAATATTGAATAGAAGAGCTCTACCCTCTCATGAGAGCCAGTGctacaaatgtttgaaaagttCTCAGACGCTCTTGTAGTACATACAGGGGTGCTTTGACTCGAATCACTTCAAATCCTTTCTCTCCATTGAAATAAATTGAAAGGCCGTTCCGTTCCAGCCTCCAACACATTTTGTAAAATGGTGTTTTCAAAAGTGCGATAGCACTCCATATCGTACTTAATAAAAATGTACAATCATGAAATaattcaataaaacaaaacatgcccTTGTTTGGAATGATCGAAAGGCCCGATTGCTGCTGTCTCTCATagttcaaggcaccactgtcgaATATCGTAAGCACATACACAGATAAGGGACCATGTATAGAATTCGATATTCCCATGCTCCCGTATCAGTCATCCCCCTCATCATTCCCGGCACTTTAACACATGAGGGTCACCCCTCCTTCAGAGCTGTCATTTGGACTACAGCCAACACACCATCGAGGGGCAGGCAACCACTTAACATTGTGCCACTGATTTAAATTCTTCTCTGGCTTCTGCAATACTGCACAGTATGTGACTATAGTAGTTAAAATCGACTGGAAATCTCCCAGCGTCCAGTAGAGGGCACTGTCGCCTTTGTAAGCTTTGGCCTGCTTGTCGCTGTGTCACTAGTGGCTCATTTTCGTGTCACGCAGAGACGCTTTTGAATTGACTTACAACCTCTAGTAAAATTTAACTGTTGTCGTGcctttttagagtgttccgccCTTTCACCCGGGCTGAACTGTAACTGTCAGCGTGCTCATCCACgcgtctgcccccccccaggCACGCTTCACTTGGTCCCTGCCTCTTTTTCTCTATGCCTGTCCATCCGGTCGACAGGAATGAGAGGAATCTGCAGCAGAAGCAGCATCTGGCAGGTGGGCCGGTGTCCCGCCATGCACCATGCcggggaggtggggaggggatGGGCGGAGGGGGGTGTCGCCTGCACACCCGCGTGCTCGTTCCACATTTTGCCTTGGAAAGGTGGAACCGCATTGAATAGCCCACATGCTTCCATCAAGATGGCATGTGGTCACCGCGTGGACAATGACAACCAAAGACATTGATTCTTCacgcttatttttgttttgtttttttcactttgggGTGGGGTGCATAGGGCAGAACCAGCCAGCAACgatgttataaaaaaaaaaaaggaagttaaAATATCAGTACTGACGAGTTATTCCTCCGAAATTAGTTCGATTCGAGTGATATTTGTGCCAAGAAAACGTTTCTGAACGATATTTGATAAAATTCAAAAGTAATGGCATTTAAAGTATCGGTGAGTACAACAATGTATGTACTCAGTTCcagtttttattattaattctcgattaatttttattaataattaataattattttataatgttattttattattagatatttattattattattttattaataaattattatttattttttaagcagTGCATTCCTGAGTTGC contains:
- the wnk1b gene encoding serine/threonine-protein kinase WNK1 isoform X8: MSEGKSDSKAVTFIAPAPPSPSLQNPRKNVNGSASSDTHVVEKLEGHLEAHPEVQRRRRHTMDRDSKTAEHRFFRRSVICDSNATALDLPSKGAVILMSPLDCGAPSNVLALQPSRSGPTERDAGVVLQELSIESATPQPASGLGGESGEGPIQNAGRGSAADVSHSSSAVVHRAERVKEPGSTALDVDNKTGDKQDEAPREVAKDGKSPEGSASSPSEDKERETELAKARAEQREAEKRVQEDIEEAETKAVGTSPDGRFLKFDIEIGRGSFKTVYKGLDTETTVEVAWCELQDRKLSKSERQRFKEEAGMLKGLQHPNIVRFYDSWEGPCKGKKCIVLVTELMTSGTLKTYLKRFKVMKIKVLRSWCRQILKGLHFLHTRAPPIIHRDLKCDNIFITGPTGSVKIGDLGLATLKRASFAKSVIGTPEFMAPEMYEEKYDESVDVYAFGMCMLEMATSEYPYSECQNAAQIYRRVTSGVKPGSFDKVAIPEVKEIIEGCIRTNKDERYAIKILLNHAFFQEDTGVRVELAEEDDGVMIAIKLWLRIEDVKKLKGKYKDNEAIEFSFDLNKDVPEDVAQEMVESGYVAEGDHKTMAKAIKDRVSLILRKREQRQLVREEQAKRKLEVEQQQEALKASHTQVELEETEAEQAHPYQQPGISHTNEGGADSSQGSSLFSSDCPQLGQLTMSYSCPPASQPQSQSQYPSAPGSGANTQQQHPAYAQPPQPVPASRRRRCRSMSVCVPPSSYSLTPAPLVARPKRPSTPPPALSSSLAATSPRSAERDTFAGRLSKALETVLPLHSAPSLPRARQRRASLPALFSSPQHSMAHPYSGGASAGGGGTGGSATLPSLSDPPTFFFSSIPERPISFSPPPTGPPKAYNTQRRKSTSILEAHTRHFQPAYPRYGSSLHPFAGMEGVDTPSFFMLNPGFATAAQRLGVGEHLHPAGRSEPAFYGYKDMRAQQEEVVRRLSLNQAALLDHYEAMAYGGYPMSAHQLGLLNFHQQRQAAAAAATLGYESGPQPGFLHSHIMQRLSAHSPIPPPVPSMSQAAGGPVSCPSSDAQHHASPSTYAMSTPPVMADAAPSPGSVFDYHLAAAAASDPSLLASRFYRARRSSMDLPLEENTPTGSSGSGSYLRLQPVTEEMCSYVSPELPLPPGSLLLHHAGFSAKDRSPEPSSDSLPSSDAGEFQSPPPSSRHFDPSAARSIPQSSSAVFCDLTESWAHPPSMQNFLPPSPAAEPGVSAPQQESLIPSAWARHGGVVPSQANMTYHESLLAMQANNAALVSTAQPAPGSPLLGPVAPQPAPQGTPQQGGASIQSVASSSQSPTHISSPQASTQPGPSAPTCPAPAASRAPSPSPSPPVTVPTAAVASPPCPLLLPVPPLLAHVSPPLATMVPIISVVPAPPDTATEALPQSVSQPSDLSHFQLQTPLAQASIESGYSEASGLSDGNEGGGGGRHEGRSAKRHQRRSVRSRSRHEKFSKAKLNVLNISNRGDRVAECQLETHNRKMVTFRFDLDGDNPEEIAQIMVQSEFILESERDSFIEQVREVIENADEKGLERDSSGQMTGNMTEQNLTISVPMPDTAPSATGQVVHSAGRKFIVSPVPEDRLKELSFPASPVASPASSVETVPTQGLGLSKSAGALSLQLAFSELRQNKNQLDPGPSTAPACMRSTHPPSSSAPSQASAPAVEASASGAAPSRSNQDASPTCSASASSAVANHSQAHASISTSVPSVLPLASVSNVLPTMVASPPASLVTSPSSTLPASEAPLDHRSLSPTSSTSSTSSSVVPTTAGAAPPSSSNVSSVQPTLVHSQPQIAALAGQTHAHCGECDSRCDASAECQSKPDDIQALEKKLRSLFMDLGGGMVSPQGDPLPADATSGASAGGTSSPLGTSTASVGSGQTASPPQPPTTLALGSPTPVQGPSTPSSTPAPAVNSVTTFGQTTPSKTPLSRVPSQQPLEDLDAQLRRALSPENVPVSTSAQGAVHPVGQPTSLSPEEDTPLPAAAPQSGIKLGRFQVSLATEEPPKQRPARTGSSPATTSSSSSSASSSSSSCGLSSPENTLHKGSSPRVEGAQADVVDGLPGKMPSGSRRPSPPASPCPSPKPTTTIGRFQVTTNAEARVGRFSVSRAREQSAEPGPSPPNGAADPGRPPSPDAPHKVTLPSLNSGNSFNNSYVSSDNDSEYEDEDFKREINRLREKHLSEIQALHSRQKEEIDGLFTRLGKVPPAAVLPPVVALAGRRRRPTKSKSAKSSRTSSSHGSRSPLQPGSAASAQSVPALCTGQPAQLAAGGLADPGGGERSSERPLKAAPSGDILSSAYPSSVTLSARSLCAPTPACVKPTRGSERLALKPSGRRTRFLSTPCSALWKMVKKVCPCNQLCRTNSTNAVSGSTPLSQSQGGSQCLNVSAPHQRKGTFTDDLHKLVDNWARDLSQGKKSTKHPQQAPAQGHSYEVTQSANLGRKFSAPSQLCPSSTAASAHLPSNPPTSRKGSLCQPPASPTPHFIPYVPAPAYAAQWSGAAHGGPLLVSAPQPLGPYAASTGGGQISPGPLHAFMHKSVSNPGGPNMRTT